The following proteins are encoded in a genomic region of Verrucomicrobiota bacterium:
- a CDS encoding Uma2 family endonuclease, whose protein sequence is MSPIGPRHQRIVDELLHDFIRQEVWRFRTGQDSPLPIPDHDEPEPDLLLYRPGALSDEHHVRPADVFVGVEVAQSTRRRDLVKKARIYEGAKLPEYWVVDLKRNGLHVFRLVGGRYETSVVREGMVSPQALPGVEVDASALLAGGA, encoded by the coding sequence ATGTCCCCGATCGGACCCAGGCACCAGCGGATCGTGGACGAATTGCTTCACGACTTCATTCGTCAGGAAGTTTGGCGGTTCAGAACCGGCCAGGATTCGCCGTTGCCGATCCCTGACCATGACGAACCCGAGCCGGACCTGTTGCTTTACCGGCCTGGCGCCCTGAGTGATGAGCATCACGTGCGACCGGCCGACGTGTTCGTGGGGGTGGAGGTCGCCCAAAGCACCCGCCGGCGCGACCTGGTTAAGAAAGCCCGGATCTATGAGGGCGCCAAGCTCCCGGAATATTGGGTCGTGGACCTCAAGCGCAATGGCCTGCACGTCTTTAGGCTGGTCGGCGGGCGCTACGAAACCAGCGTCGTCAGGGAAGGCATGGTATCGCCGCAGGCGTTACCGGGCGTCGAGGTTGACGCGTCCGCCCTGCTGGCGGGCGGCGCTTGA